Proteins co-encoded in one Salvelinus fontinalis isolate EN_2023a unplaced genomic scaffold, ASM2944872v1 scaffold_0989, whole genome shotgun sequence genomic window:
- the LOC129848112 gene encoding eukaryotic translation initiation factor 4E type 2-like, translating into MNQFEHLKDDDTEDQDETVCNREEDCSINNNRRKVEQFWKFYSHLVRPGDLTGHSDFHLFKEGIKPMWEDEANKNGGKWIIRLRKGLASRFWENIILAMLGEQFMVGEEICGVVVSIRFQVRMHT; encoded by the exons TCTGAAGGATGACGACACGGAGGATCAGGATGAGACGGTGTGTAACCGGGAAGAAGACTGCTCCATCAACAACAATCGACGCAAG GTGGAGCAGTTCTGGAAGTTTTACAGTCACCTGGTGCGACCGGGAGATCTGACCGGCCACTCTGACTTCCACCTGTTTAAAGAGGGAATCAAACCCatgtgggag GATGAAGCTAATAAGAACGGTGGGAAGTGGATCATCAGGCTGCGAAAAG gtctggCCAGCAGGTTCTGGGAGAACATTATTCTGGCCATGTTGGGAGAACAGTTCATGGTGGGAGAGGAGATCTGTGGGGTGGTGGTCTCTATACGCTTCCAGgtacgtatgcacacaca